In the genome of Phaeodactylum tricornutum CCAP 1055/1 chromosome 18, whole genome shotgun sequence, one region contains:
- a CDS encoding predicted protein, whose translation MGSGNHDDKTAGRVLLPAHVVPTRYDLALTPNIEAFTFTGTVDITFRIDGSLLNETNNKSITLHAKELLFSTASYHLLDGPDATPVTAEQMNVNLKATTVEFLFPEPIPPDASTLKLTVAYTGFLNDQMAGFYRSTYTDIQGQSKIMVSTQFEALDARRCFPCVDEPSRKAVFGVTLTVPAHLTCLSNMPEAKVTAINAQQKCVTFMDSVVMSTYLLAFVVGEFDFLQTRSAHGVLIKVYTPPGKAAAGQFALDAAARALDAYNDFFNLPYPLPKLDMVAIPEFAAGAMENWGLVTYREVDLLIDPVKASTMQKQRVAVVVTHELAHQWFGNLVTMAWWDDLWLNEGFASWAENWATNVLYPEYRMWDQFTTGHLSTALRLDALQSSHPIQVPIAHAEEVEQVFDAISYCKGGSVVRMIKAVIGLSAFQDGLGAYMKKHAYGNTETYDLWNAWEASSGMPIGEMMKSWTEQMGFPLVRVRKEDFADDKVVLELDQTWFLSDGSDMQSDKVWTIPILTCTGAGAQADMTLMRDRTATVTIPFDPKDTAPRWIKLNAGQEVPMRVLPGVEMLRRMLVAIASKSMSAIDRAGVLNDSMAVVKAGHMSPEAMMTLLKSYKDEDEYVVWEGLSDALGGLDAVLSDDENMTGYFRVFAKTMVVNLMNKVGWEASDSDEHLTKLLRGIMINLLGAFAYDDESVQQEAKKRFEAFLEDANDIESLPSDMRTAVFKIVLKNGSAKEYEQVKAYFATASDNAERKHVLNSLGCIQDDALKLATMEWSLSGEIKLQDFFYLMGSVGRSSKQGREIAWKFFQENFERIRILLQKAHPALMDACIVMCAGGFCSEERADEIDTFFQAHPLPSSTRKIAQTTEHMRANGKFLRVLKASDLAKAEFWEKL comes from the exons ATGGGGTCCGGCAACCACGACGACAAGACGGCGGGGCGGGTCCTCTTGCCCGCACACGTTGTACCCACTCG TTACGATTTGGCGCTGACCCCAAATATAGAAGCCTTTACCTTTACGGGTACGGTGGACATTACCTTCCGGATTGACGGTAGTTTGTTGAACGAGACCAATAACAAGTCGATTACCTTGCACGCCAAGGAACTCTTGTTCTCAACCGCGTCTTACCACTTGTTGGATGGCCCCGACGCGACGCCCGTGACGGCGGAACAAATGAACGTCAATCTCAAGGCTACCACGGTGGAGTTTCTCTTTCCCGAGCCCATTCCGCCCGACGCCTCCACACTCAAACTCACCGTTGCCTACACGGGATTCCTCAACGACCAAATGGCCGGCTTTTACCGGTCAACCTACACCGACATACAGGGACAATCCAAAATTATGGTGTCCACGCAGTTCGAAGCCCTCGATGCCCGTCGCTGCTTTCCCTGTGTCGACGAACCCTCGCGCAAGGCCGTGTTCGGGGTTACCCTTACCGTACCCGCGCATTTGACCTGTCTCTCCAACATGCCCGAAGCCAAGGTTACCGCCATCAACGCACAGCAGAAGTGTGTCACCTTTATGGACTCGGTCGTCATGTCCACCTACCTCCTCGCCTTTGTCGTGGGCGAATTCGATTTCCTCCAGACCCGCTCCGCGCACGGTGTTCTCATCAAAGTCTACACGCCGCCGGGGAAGGCCGCGGCGGGACAATTCGCCCTCGACGCCGCCGCCCGCGCCTTGGACGCCTACAACGACTTTTTCAATCTACCCTACCCTCTGCCCAAACTAGACATGGTCGCCATTCCCGAATTCGCCGCCGGTGCCATGGAAAACTGGGGACTCGTCACCTACCGCGAAGTCGATTTGCTCATTGACCCCGTCAAGGCCAGTACCATGCAGAAACAACGCGTCGCCGTGGTTGTCACGCACGAACTCGCCCACCAGTGGTTCGGAAACCTCGTCACCATGGCCTGGTGGGACGATTTGTGGCTCAACGAAGGATTCGCATCGTGGGCCGAAAACTGGGCCACCAACGTACTGTATCCGGAATATCGAATGTGGGATCAGTTCACCACGGGGCATTTGAGTACGGCATTGCGGTTGGATGCTCTGCAAAGTTCACACCCCATTCAGGTACCCATTGCACACGCCGAAGAAGTGGAACAAGTCTTTGACGCGATTTCCTACTGCAAGGGGGGCAGTGTGGTGCGCATGATCAAGGCCGTAATTGGCTTGTCTGCCTTCCAGGACGGACTGGGTGCCTACATGAAAAAACACGCCTACGGAAACACGGAAACGTACGATTTGTGGAATGCCTGGGAGGCCTCCTCGGGCATGCCCATTGGTGAAATGATGAAGTCCTGGACGGAGCAAATGGGATTTCCGTTGGTGCGTGTGCGGAAGGAAGACTTTGCGGACGACAAGGTTGTGCTGGAGTTGGACCAGACGTGGTTTTTGTCGGATGGATCCGATATGCAGTCCGACAAGGTTTGGACTATTCCCATCTTGACCTGCACGGGCGCAGGGGCGCAAGCCGATATGACCTTGATGCGCGACCGCACAGCCACGGTCACGATTCCGTTTGATCCCAAGGACACGGCGCCCCGGTGGATCAAGCTCAATGCCGGTCAAGAAGTCCCGATGCGTGTTTTGCCGGGCGTGGAAATGCTTCGACGCATGTTAGTTGCCATTGCGTCCAAGTCGATGAGCGCAATTGATCGCGCGGGGGTGCTGAATGATTCAATGGCTGTTGTCAAGGCTGGTCACATGTCGCCGGAAGCCATGATGACGCTTTTGAAAAGTTACAAGGATGAGGATGAGTACGTTGTTTGGGAAGGGCTGTCGGATGCGTTGGGTGGCTTGGATGCGGTCCTCTCGGACGACGAGAACATGACGGGCTACTTTCGAGTGTTTGCCAAGACTATGGTTGTGAATCTTATGAATAAGGTTGGCTGGGAGGCGTCCGATTCGGATGAGCATCTGACTAAGTTGTTGCGTGGGATTATGATCAACCTGCTTGGTGCCTTCGcctacgacgacgagagTGTTCAACAAGAGGCGAAGAAGCGCTTTGAGGCTTTCCTGGAAGACGCCAACGATATAGAGTCGCTCCCCAGTGACATGCGCACCGCCGTCTTCAAGATTGTTCTAAAAAATGGCAGTGCCAAGGAATACGAACAAGTGAAAGCTTACTTTGCCACGGCATCGGACAACGCCGAGCGCAAGCATGTTCTTAATTCGCTCGGGTGCATTCAGGACGATGCGTTAAAACTTGCTACCATGGAATGGTCGCTTTCGGGTGAAATTAAGTTGCAGGACTTTTTTTACCTCATGGGATCGGTAGGCCGGTCTTCAAAACAGGGGCGTGAGATTGCTTGGAAGTTCTTCCAGGAAAACTTTGAGCGCATTCGCATTCTGCTGCAAAAGGCACACCCCGCTTTGATGGACGCTTGCATTGTCATGTGCGCCGGCGGCTTTTGTTCGGAAGAAAGagcggacgaaatcgacaCGTTTTTTCAAGCCCATCCCCTGCCGTCCAGTACACGCAAGATTGCGCAAACGACCGAACACATGCGGGCGAACGGCAAGTTCTTGCGAGTCCTGAAAGCCAGTGACTTGGCCAAGGCGGAGTTTTGGGAAAAATTGTAA
- a CDS encoding predicted protein yields MKCCTSQSANRKRVSTCWLSPFKSSLLLLIWALTVCLSLGFSSRPLLYSPRFFASSIVVQKEQRITSTKQASDDGIDETAKSLSKPDSASKRVSATTENKLIRNAPNRPSNGASKRPLRRNTPAGRRGSPGSSILQNSKRLNQLLVACESASEVLTLLQNTKGSLTQKASGGTMNSVNFSTSIHRLCRHSLNQRDTRAATLADPRFALLLASTAEAMVTMPFQSRELSNIGWALAKLKIVPPLTAMPFEQSDDEALKAAAQTVRDGVFKAAKERQESGTPSKAWITALSQLAGQILDRISQNVVSTQTDGFRLQEWANLMWAWATAERADPVAFGVAVDKMIDQQQEADRTGEPNLRPQEWTNSVWAFATAQVYGKHEKLLIFVAELMEREYAFVQMFKPQELSNTVWGVATLLSNKEGALTDAEQEAALSIVRIVSKALLKRSNEFKTQELSNTLWAFATLGFGLKSSGEQSLNNYVVLASNQFEEDRELMQQAVEAVVLAAYPQLDRFRSQELNNLAWALARLVDHKSALVENILRGIGMQLCDRKRFVTPQDIGATIWSLATLEFFDEEIYRGIAFRLTPDKGGSCKPQELSNIVWAIATAEVQVKDRDAFDTTLVPESKRQPVRDPITRSFAIAATELMRRPSQFKSQEIKDILWAFSKIGIRHPSLFKSVSEHLVGIIGPGKPRGLTEFSPQGLGNTAWAFARQAQLSEEAANRLGGASLLPSSNGRLAIYTACYFDIGEELIHRLFAAIAEAGITKHVNLTSFKPQDLSNTAWTFAVLGLRHTAFMEVAMHELERRLSLFLKGERTSITTFKGQELANLLWALATLNIRVENSLEIVTPYLQEVCFEGRTGMPVQAIAQIFKRQELANVAWSCAVFGKYPTALMQLLYAGLIGLDKECDAEKLSNVYGDKGLQSQALMSLIYVQASMDRAGKSTLGLPPNFPDAWRQSTPSEDGQRMTETNIELSLSTSKIQRDVSAAFNRIGFKHIEEHTISMQEMVVEYGVNFAPQQLDILSIDIANVPEKIAIEVDGPAHFINLIDNVDENDYGSTKAPNGKLEYQFQWTGDRQMMNGSTSLKHRLLESLGWRVIHIPFWEWYQMGSDEEQGEYCRDALDTLGE; encoded by the coding sequence ATGAAATGCTGCACATCCCAATCCGCAAATAGAAAAAGAGTATCGACGTGTTGGCTGTCGCCTTTCAAGTCGTCGCTTTTACTTTTGATATGGGCTTTGACTGTATGTCTTTCGCTCGGCTTTTCCTCCCGTCCGTTACTGTACAGTCCGCGttttttcgcttcttctaTTGTGGTGCAAAAAGAACAGCGCATTACATCAACAAAACAGGCTTCAGACGACGGTATCGACGAAACCGCCAAATCTCTTTCTAAACCAGATTCAGCTTCGAAAAGAGTATCAGCCACAACAGAAAATAAGCTTATTAGAAATGCTCCCAATCGACCTTCGAATGGAGCATCGAAAAGACCCCTTCGGCGAAACACCCCTGCTGGTCGTCGTGGCAGTCCGGGCAGCAGTATCTTGCAAAACTCGAAACGACTGAATCAACTTCTAGTAGCCTGCGAGAGCGCTTCCGAGGTTTTGACACTATTGCAAAATACAAAAGGTTCCTTGACACAAAAGGCCAGCGGTGGTACAATGAACAGTGTAAATTTTTCCACTTCGATCCatcgtctttgtcgacattCGCTTAACCAACGCGATACCCGTGCAGCAACGCTAGCCGACCCCCGGTTCGCCTTGTTGCTAGCGTCGACGGCCGAAGCCATGGTAACTATGCCATTCCAATCACGTGAATTGTCGAACATTGGTTGGGCCTTGGCGAAACTGAAGATTGTACCTCCATTGACGGCCATGCCTTTTGAACAATCCGACGACGAGGCCCTTAAAGCGGCCGCTCAAACAGTCCGTGACGGCGTTTTCAAAGCAGCCAAAGAGCGGCAAGAATCGGGAACACCCTCCAAGGCATGGATTACTGCCCTTTCACAACTGGCGGGTCAAATTTTGGATCGCATATCGCAAAATGTGGTCTCGACACAAACCGACGGCTTTCGACTCCAAGAATGGGCAAATTTGATGTGGGCTTGGGCCACAGCAGAACGAGCTGATCCGGTAGCCTTTGGAGTGGCTGTGGACAAGATGATTGATCAACAGCAAGAGGCGGATCGGACGGGTGAACCTAATCTTCGACCGCAGGAATGGACCAACTCTGTTTGGGCGTTTGCCACAGCACAGGTTTACGGAAAACACGAGAAGTTGTTGATATTCGTCGCGGAACTTATGGAACGAGAGTACGCATTTGTGCAGATGTTCAAACCTCAAGAATTAAGCAATACCGTTTGGGGAGTGGCAACCTTGCTCTCGAATAAGGAAGGAGCATTAACAGATGCGGAACAAGAAGCGGCACTAAGCATTGTTCGAATAGTATCGAAAGCTTTGCTGAAGCGATCAAACGAGTTCAAAACTCAAGAACTTAGCAACACTTTATGGGCCTTTGCCACTCTGGGCTTCGGCTTGAAGTCATCGGGAGAGCAGTCATTGAACAACTATGTCGTTTTAGCAAGCAATCAATTCGAAGAAGACAGAGAGCTCATGCAACAGGCTGTTGAAGCTGTAGTACTGGCAGCCTACCCTCAACTCGACCGATTTCGCTCTCAGGAGCTGAACAATCTTGCTTGGGCTCTCGCTCGTTTAGTGGATCACAAATCGGCTCTTGTCGAAAATATTTTGAGAGGTATAGGAATGCAGCTCTGCGATCGAAAGCGATTTGTGACACCGCAAGATATTGGTGCCACTATCTGGAGCTTGGCTACTTTAGAATTTTTTGATGAAGAGATCTATCGAGGCATTGCATTTCGTCTCACTCCTGACAAAGGGGGCAGTTGTAAACCTCAAGAGTTGTCAAACATAGTGTGGGCGATTGCGACTGCCGAGGTCCAAGTGAAAGATCGGGACGCTTTTGACACGACGTTGGTTCCAGAATCGAAGCGCCAGCCCGTGCGTGACCCAATAACCCGCAGTTTCGCCATTGCGGCAACGGAGCTCATGCGAAGGCCTTCTCAATTTAAATCTCAAGAAATTAAAGACATTTTGTGGgcattttcaaaaattgGTATTCGCCACCCGAGCTTGTTCAAAAGTGTTTCCGAGCATCTTGTGGGGATAATCGGACCAGGAAAGCCTCGTGGGTTGACTGAATTCTCACCTCAGGGGTTAGGAAATACAGCATGGGCATTCGCAAGACAAGCGCAACTTAGTGAAGAAGCAGCCAATCGCCTTGGTGGTGCTTCACTGTTGCCTTCGAGCAACGGTCGCCTTGCAATTTACACAGCTTGCTATTTTGATATTGGCGAGGAACTGATTCACCGATTGTTTGCAGCTATCGCTGAGGCAGGCATCACTAAGCATGTCAATTTGACTAGTTTTAAACCCCAAGATTTGTCGAACACAGCATGGACATTTGCAGTGCTTGGTTTACGACATACAGCTTTTATGGAAGTCGCAATGCACGAACTTGAGCGGAGATTATCCCTGTTTCTAAAGGGAGAGCGGACGTCCATTACGACCTTTAAAGGCCAAGAATTGGCAAACTTACTGTGGGCGCTAGCAACGCTGAACATTCGAGTCGAAAACTCTCTTGAGATAGTAACTCCGTATCTTCAAGAGGTTTGCTTTGAAGGCAGGACTGGAATGCCAGTACAAGCGATAGCCCAAATTTTCAAACGCCAAGAACTTGCCAATGTAGCTTGGAGCTGTGCTGTCTTTGGCAAGTATCCAACGGCTTTAATGCAACTGTTATATGCTGGCTTGATTGGACTTGATAAAGAGTGTGATGCCGAGAAATTGTCAAACGTGTACGGAGACAAAGGTCTGCAATCGCAGGCATTGATGAGTTTGATCTATGTTCAGGCTTCTATGGATCGCGCCGGCAAAAGTACGCTGGGGCTTCCGCCAAACTTTCCTGACGCCTGGCGACAGTCTACTCCCTCCGAGGATGGTCAACGCATGACAGAAACGAACATAGAACTTTCTCTGAGTACAAGCAAAATCCAAAGAGACGTTTCCGCTGCTTTCAATCGCATCGGATTCAAGCACATAGAAGAGCACACTATTTCCATGCAGGAAATGGTAGTCGAATATGGGGTAAATTTTGCTCCACAACAACTTGACATTTTGTCAATTGATATTGCGAATGTACCAGAAAAGATTGCTATTGAAGTTGATGGACCTGCCCATTTCATCAACCTTATCGACAACGTTGACGAAAACGACTACGGTTCTACGAAGGCGCCCAATGGGAAACTAGAGTACCAGTTTCAATGGACCGGTGACCGCCAGATGATGAATGGCTCTACAAGCCTCAAGCATCGCCTTCTCGAATCGCTCGGCTGGAGAGTAATACATATTCCGTTTTGGGAATGGTACCAAATGGGGAGTGACGAGGAGCAAGGCGAGTACTGTCGAGACGCTCTCGATACCCTTGGAGAATAG